The Dehalogenimonas sp. 4OHTPN genome window below encodes:
- a CDS encoding radical SAM protein has translation MQYLIPNQTTVYHIAYAPAIEKAYLFHWGCNLKCRGCLCHKEINCMALEENLDVVLRDPRLPKPKDPSQYLDLEELMTTLRKVPVKEALFEGQEASIDPAYGAITEALKAEFDCYITLNTNGVKLPDLSHTDEVVMSLKAVTPKLYRDYTLHSNERVLRHFVEVFRLGKKLRAESVFIPGLIDLEETEKIAAFIAAVDPNIPYRIDAYFESGADNSWRRATPEEMAKAKAAAKKHLVNVTCTQQTAAKLEKKDLMYEVVRLY, from the coding sequence TTGCAGTACCTTATACCGAACCAAACAACCGTCTATCACATCGCCTACGCCCCTGCCATTGAGAAAGCCTACCTCTTTCATTGGGGCTGCAACCTCAAGTGCCGCGGCTGCCTATGCCACAAAGAAATCAACTGCATGGCTCTTGAGGAAAACCTCGACGTAGTCCTGCGCGACCCAAGATTACCAAAGCCCAAAGACCCGTCGCAGTATCTTGACCTCGAAGAGCTCATGACCACGCTCAGGAAGGTCCCGGTCAAAGAGGCCCTTTTCGAAGGGCAAGAAGCCTCTATCGACCCGGCTTACGGCGCCATCACCGAGGCGCTGAAGGCTGAATTCGACTGCTACATCACGCTTAATACCAACGGCGTGAAACTCCCTGACCTTTCCCATACCGACGAGGTGGTAATGAGCCTCAAGGCGGTGACACCGAAGCTTTATCGCGACTACACCTTGCATTCCAATGAGCGTGTCCTTCGCCACTTTGTCGAAGTGTTTCGCCTGGGGAAAAAACTTCGAGCAGAAAGCGTCTTTATCCCTGGACTTATTGACCTTGAAGAGACCGAAAAGATAGCCGCATTTATCGCTGCTGTTGATCCCAATATCCCTTACCGGATAGACGCCTATTTCGAATCTGGGGCTGACAACTCCTGGCGGCGGGCAACACCAGAAGAGATGGCGAAGGCTAAGGCTGCAGCCAAAAAGCATCTTGTAAATGTCACCTGCACCCAGCAGACCGCAGCCAAACTCGAAAAGAAAGACCTGATGTATGAAGTCGTCAGGCTCTACTAA
- a CDS encoding adenosylcobinamide amidohydrolase has translation MPERLKLERKSICDCHGISIDVVYHNAVGVPTDTLVITLPEKRPMLTTRHGYKETDVICNCHVPKELWDFMHDESRCWQETYGQIMAEVLTEANRSIEDIVFLSTGIRQERVAVAEEVYDEFWVMAVTTAGVKTNAMRVGVDKASGIERNGKFEKIGTINNIILTNAILEAPALASSFITITEAKNIALQELDIRSAYAPSLLATGTGTDQIIVVSGLDYKYTYVGGHTKLGEMMAQAVTKSTIQAIRNSRGF, from the coding sequence ATGCCAGAGCGCTTAAAGCTAGAGCGGAAATCAATCTGTGATTGTCACGGAATAAGTATCGACGTCGTCTATCACAACGCCGTCGGCGTACCCACCGACACCCTGGTCATCACTCTGCCAGAAAAGCGACCGATGCTGACCACTAGGCATGGTTACAAGGAGACCGACGTCATCTGCAACTGCCACGTACCGAAGGAACTCTGGGATTTTATGCATGATGAATCCCGCTGCTGGCAGGAGACTTACGGTCAGATCATGGCTGAAGTCCTGACTGAAGCTAATCGGTCGATCGAAGACATCGTGTTCTTGTCTACCGGCATCAGGCAGGAGCGAGTGGCCGTGGCCGAAGAAGTGTACGATGAGTTTTGGGTCATGGCAGTGACTACCGCGGGTGTCAAGACCAATGCCATGCGGGTGGGCGTCGACAAAGCATCAGGCATTGAGCGCAACGGCAAGTTTGAGAAAATCGGCACCATCAACAACATCATTCTCACCAACGCCATCCTCGAAGCTCCGGCGCTGGCCTCGTCATTCATCACCATTACCGAAGCCAAAAATATCGCCCTTCAGGAACTCGACATCCGCAGCGCCTACGCCCCGTCGCTGCTGGCCACCGGTACAGGCACCGACCAGATAATCGTGGTATCGGGTCTCGACTACAAGTACACCTACGTCGGCGGTCACACCAAGCTGGGGGAGATGATGGCTCAGGCGGTTACAAAATCAACTATACAGGCGATACGGAACTCCAGGGGTTTCTGA
- a CDS encoding carbon-nitrogen hydrolase family protein has product MKVAFFHIEPKPGQIEANRHLYERLISASAVLGTRWILTPELGISGYYFTDIIGTNWIKPQPDEWMNKIKLESRRLDLTIFLSHPERDKKTGKFHNTLFAIDKGRIAGRHRKIEVHPGAEEAWSSPGDSLKPFAIDGARIGMLICADTWDTHHGLELQKKAAELLVVSAAWGQKYPPLENWKTLSLSTGLPVWVCNRTGQERNVDWTQAESMVLAKGQPVLRYSGKPALLVFDWDFERMSPVSAEFTVIPVDGREI; this is encoded by the coding sequence GTGAAAGTCGCCTTTTTCCATATCGAGCCGAAACCAGGCCAGATCGAGGCCAACCGCCACTTGTATGAGCGGCTGATCTCAGCAAGTGCCGTACTGGGGACGCGCTGGATACTTACTCCCGAGCTCGGTATCTCAGGGTATTACTTCACCGATATCATCGGCACCAACTGGATCAAACCCCAGCCTGATGAATGGATGAACAAAATCAAGCTCGAAAGCCGCAGGCTTGATCTAACCATCTTCTTATCTCACCCTGAGCGGGACAAGAAAACCGGCAAGTTCCACAACACTTTATTCGCGATCGATAAAGGCAGAATCGCTGGCCGTCACCGCAAGATAGAGGTCCATCCGGGCGCCGAAGAAGCCTGGTCCTCTCCCGGTGATAGCCTGAAACCCTTCGCTATCGACGGTGCAAGAATCGGGATGCTGATCTGTGCTGATACCTGGGACACTCACCACGGACTTGAACTCCAAAAAAAGGCTGCTGAGCTACTGGTCGTCAGTGCTGCCTGGGGTCAGAAATACCCGCCGCTGGAAAACTGGAAAACCCTGTCGCTATCTACCGGACTACCGGTATGGGTCTGCAACAGAACAGGCCAGGAACGTAATGTCGACTGGACTCAGGCTGAAAGCATGGTCCTGGCGAAAGGCCAGCCGGTGCTCAGATACTCCGGCAAGCCGGCGTTGCTGGTCTTCGACTGGGATTTCGAAAGGATGTCGCCTGTATCAGCCGAGTTTACCGTCATACCCGTTGATGGAAGGGAGATCTGA
- a CDS encoding cob(I)yrinic acid a,c-diamide adenosyltransferase, giving the protein MITKGMVQVFTGEGRGKTSAALGTAIRAAGYGLKVFVLFFMKGIHPGGEYSSFQTLGVDFKVFGRPDFYGPSDIRDEDLKLGREALKASVDAITGGRYDLVVLDEINTAAAWNLIETADVLKLIDSKPPGVELILTGRYASQLIIDKADYATELVSTKHPFDRGAPAREGIDY; this is encoded by the coding sequence ATGATAACTAAGGGCATGGTCCAGGTATTCACCGGCGAAGGCCGCGGCAAAACATCGGCCGCCCTTGGCACGGCAATACGTGCAGCCGGTTATGGGTTGAAAGTATTCGTTCTCTTCTTTATGAAGGGCATACATCCAGGGGGTGAATATTCCTCGTTCCAAACATTAGGTGTTGATTTCAAAGTCTTCGGCCGGCCGGATTTCTACGGGCCGTCAGATATCAGGGATGAAGACCTGAAACTGGGCAGAGAAGCCTTGAAAGCTTCTGTCGACGCTATAACTGGCGGCCGGTATGATCTGGTGGTGCTTGACGAAATCAATACGGCGGCTGCCTGGAACCTCATTGAAACGGCTGATGTCCTGAAATTAATCGATAGTAAACCGCCAGGCGTTGAACTGATCCTGACTGGCCGTTATGCCTCTCAGCTAATTATTGACAAGGCTGATTATGCCACCGAACTGGTGAGCACGAAGCACCCCTTCGACCGTGGCGCGCCTGCGCGGGAAGGAATCGATTACTAG
- a CDS encoding SDR family oxidoreductase — protein sequence MDLSGNERGAEKAPRSFRSDMGSYTKTELVIELTPNITRLEDSIIMTLKDKTVVVTGSSRGIGRAIAEACAAAGANVVLCSRDFTLLSKTVEELYQSGFSVRAFQADVTNEAEILGLFESSKLAFGKIDVWINNAGISGGYRTLQSMTTDEIREVIDTNLMGSFYACRLLIPYFISSGGGTIINIGGRGGRGNPSPFQSPYGASKAAITSLTKSLAAENKDKPISINCLFPGMVETDIYKDVKTCPETDSKMGLMSVLLKAFATPIERVQKVALEMCSVKPGRITGKCYSAERPERFFRALMALPDFIKYSRRKP from the coding sequence ATGGATCTCTCGGGAAATGAACGAGGGGCTGAAAAAGCCCCTCGTTCATTTCGGTCTGACATGGGATCTTATACAAAAACAGAGCTTGTGATAGAGTTAACTCCGAATATCACTAGATTAGAGGACTCAATCATAATGACACTCAAAGACAAAACAGTAGTCGTCACCGGATCCAGCCGGGGTATTGGACGTGCAATTGCGGAAGCTTGTGCGGCTGCCGGAGCTAACGTAGTTCTATGTTCAAGAGATTTCACCCTTCTTTCGAAGACGGTCGAAGAGCTATACCAAAGCGGCTTTTCCGTTCGGGCTTTCCAAGCAGATGTCACAAACGAGGCTGAAATTTTAGGGCTGTTCGAGAGTAGCAAATTAGCCTTCGGGAAAATCGACGTGTGGATAAATAATGCAGGGATATCTGGCGGCTATCGAACTCTTCAGTCTATGACCACCGACGAGATAAGAGAAGTCATTGATACCAACTTGATGGGTTCTTTCTATGCCTGCAGGCTATTAATCCCATACTTCATATCAAGTGGGGGAGGAACGATCATTAACATAGGTGGGCGTGGGGGACGTGGGAATCCCAGTCCTTTCCAATCCCCATACGGTGCGAGTAAAGCTGCGATTACAAGTCTTACGAAGAGCCTGGCTGCTGAGAACAAGGATAAGCCGATATCAATAAACTGCCTATTTCCAGGCATGGTTGAGACGGACATCTACAAGGATGTAAAGACCTGTCCCGAAACTGATTCCAAAATGGGACTAATGTCGGTGCTGTTGAAAGCTTTTGCTACCCCTATAGAACGGGTACAAAAAGTGGCATTAGAAATGTGTAGCGTGAAGCCGGGTAGGATTACGGGGAAATGTTATTCAGCCGAGCGACCTGAGCGCTTTTTTCGAGCTTTAATGGCATTACCTGATTTCATAAAGTACTCAAGAAGAAAACCTTAG
- a CDS encoding reductive dehalogenase, with product MKAIGLLGAGIGGASLVTPVFHDMDELIGSSDASWKRPWYVKEREFDHPTIEIDWDMMKRHDGRLQGQAGYTKAQYYGKDRVVNANAVGAPLQKARQDANQSGYRLRDDALYAGATTTNTIQRKPGDFGWAGEFNLAPTKTPEQLGVPKWTGTPEEASKMLRAAMRVYGASLVGYGEFTSEIRNKAVFSYEKGGANSNSYIDKWPPPESVARPIVYENVDTGYETSTKLVIPNKEMWEVSVSTQGSNELFRRSPAWGGFANRNTFMNVGNINACTQNFLRMIGYQKIGVVGNATPNQDATHFFAGGAGAILNGLGEASRQQLYTISPEYGAPGRLYDFVTDLPLAPNKPIDAGIFRFCHTCQKCANNCPAEVISFEKEPSWERPTVNGKAAIWTVQGTKAFIMNGPGCSLWASESGSSCNICWGECTFTVNHGAMIHDVVKSTIATTPLFNGFLFSMAETFEYGQKDPESWWDLELPFYGQDSNVLSRHGAYR from the coding sequence ATGAAAGCCATTGGGCTCTTAGGTGCTGGCATCGGTGGCGCTTCTTTGGTTACACCAGTATTCCATGATATGGACGAGTTAATTGGATCTTCTGACGCAAGCTGGAAACGGCCATGGTATGTCAAAGAGAGGGAGTTTGATCATCCCACGATCGAGATTGACTGGGACATGATGAAGCGTCATGACGGCCGTCTTCAGGGTCAAGCAGGTTACACAAAGGCTCAATACTATGGGAAAGACCGAGTGGTTAATGCCAATGCGGTGGGAGCTCCCTTACAAAAAGCTCGCCAAGATGCCAACCAATCTGGTTATCGTTTGCGAGATGATGCATTGTACGCCGGCGCGACGACGACGAATACAATCCAACGGAAGCCTGGTGATTTCGGTTGGGCTGGTGAATTCAATTTGGCTCCGACGAAAACCCCTGAACAACTTGGTGTCCCCAAATGGACCGGAACACCGGAGGAAGCTTCAAAGATGCTCAGGGCTGCAATGAGGGTGTATGGCGCCTCTTTAGTAGGATATGGTGAGTTCACAAGCGAAATCAGAAACAAGGCTGTGTTTTCCTACGAGAAAGGCGGAGCTAACAGCAACAGCTACATTGACAAATGGCCGCCTCCCGAAAGTGTTGCTCGTCCAATCGTGTACGAGAATGTTGACACAGGTTATGAGACTTCTACAAAGCTAGTCATCCCCAATAAAGAAATGTGGGAAGTGAGTGTTTCGACCCAAGGGTCGAATGAATTATTCCGCCGCTCCCCGGCTTGGGGCGGTTTTGCGAATCGCAATACTTTTATGAATGTCGGCAATATCAACGCTTGTACTCAAAACTTTCTGCGCATGATAGGCTATCAGAAGATCGGAGTAGTTGGTAACGCAACACCCAATCAAGACGCGACCCATTTCTTCGCTGGTGGGGCTGGTGCGATATTGAACGGACTTGGGGAGGCAAGTCGCCAACAACTCTATACAATTTCCCCTGAATATGGTGCTCCTGGCCGTTTATATGATTTTGTAACTGATCTGCCGCTGGCGCCAAACAAACCAATAGACGCAGGTATTTTCCGCTTCTGCCATACCTGCCAGAAATGTGCAAATAACTGCCCTGCTGAAGTGATATCTTTCGAAAAAGAGCCTTCTTGGGAACGTCCAACTGTTAATGGGAAAGCGGCGATTTGGACCGTGCAAGGGACCAAGGCCTTTATCATGAACGGTCCTGGTTGCAGTCTCTGGGCTTCTGAAAGTGGAAGCAGTTGCAACATATGCTGGGGTGAATGCACTTTTACGGTAAATCATGGCGCTATGATTCACGACGTAGTGAAAAGTACCATAGCTACCACTCCCCTTTTTAACGGTTTTCTATTCAGTATGGCTGAGACTTTCGAGTATGGACAGAAAGATCCTGAGTCATGGTGGGATCTCGAGTTGCCATTCTATGGACAGGACTCTAATGTCCTTTCCCGCCACGGGGCATATCGGTAG
- a CDS encoding adenosylcobalamin-dependent ribonucleoside-diphosphate reductase, giving the protein MVIDTRSMPIYLDKPALTPNAKLVLEKRYLRRDENGEIIETPDEMFWQVARAAASVEQHYDPQADIETVASEFYEIMAGLLFLPNSPALLNAGTGRGQMAGSMVLPVEDSLDSIFDAVKNAAIIHQRGSGIGFDFSSIRPRGDRAGSRPDAAIGPVALIEVFSRVTQNIRQGGIRRGCNAVSLGIDHPDIIEFIRAKADQSSLSNFYTCIAITDDFMQRVKQGLDYPLIHPRTQSVSRWLNAREVFDQIVDQAWRNGEPGFIFLDRINRDNPTPQLGTLHHVSGCGEQPLLPNEFAHLGSVNLSRIVKSDGDQTYIDFKLLASVVGTAVRFLDNLIDLTGYPTNESMLATKRTRKIGLGVMGFADMLFQLEIAYNSEQALDIAREVMSFIQRQALDASIELGQKRGPYPAFHGGGKPIRNASRTTIAPTGTISLIAGCTSSIEPVFATVFIRNAFKGEHQMLDINPHFEKAARQAGVFTSDLIERLVRCNHLQQQPDVPEELKRIFVTAHRVSPEWHIKMQAAFQEFTDAAVSKTVNLPHNADREELGIIFMQAYDIGLKGITAYRDQSRSSQPFCTGDIGISLVREYMNCR; this is encoded by the coding sequence ATGGTCATCGATACCAGATCAATGCCCATCTATTTAGACAAACCGGCTCTAACACCCAATGCTAAACTGGTCTTGGAAAAGCGCTACCTGCGCCGGGATGAAAATGGTGAAATTATTGAAACACCAGACGAGATGTTTTGGCAGGTAGCCCGGGCAGCAGCTTCTGTCGAACAACACTACGACCCTCAGGCAGATATTGAGACTGTTGCATCTGAATTCTACGAAATCATGGCGGGACTGCTCTTCCTGCCCAATTCGCCTGCCCTTTTAAACGCCGGTACCGGTCGAGGGCAAATGGCTGGCTCGATGGTGCTGCCGGTCGAAGACTCGCTGGATTCCATTTTCGATGCCGTAAAAAATGCCGCCATTATCCACCAGCGTGGTAGCGGGATCGGTTTCGACTTCTCGAGCATCCGACCCAGAGGTGACCGGGCAGGCAGTCGGCCTGATGCCGCCATCGGACCAGTAGCCTTGATCGAGGTATTTTCCAGGGTGACCCAGAATATCCGCCAGGGCGGTATCCGCCGCGGCTGCAATGCCGTCTCGTTGGGCATCGACCACCCGGATATTATTGAATTCATCAGGGCCAAAGCTGACCAGTCATCCTTAAGCAACTTCTATACCTGCATTGCCATCACTGATGATTTCATGCAAAGAGTGAAGCAAGGATTGGATTATCCCTTGATCCATCCCCGTACCCAGAGCGTTAGCAGGTGGCTGAATGCTAGAGAGGTGTTCGACCAGATCGTCGACCAGGCCTGGCGTAATGGTGAGCCGGGCTTTATCTTCCTCGACCGGATCAACCGTGACAACCCCACCCCACAACTAGGGACTCTTCATCATGTCAGCGGCTGTGGTGAACAGCCGCTACTACCCAACGAATTTGCCCACCTCGGCTCCGTCAACCTTTCCCGAATCGTGAAATCTGATGGGGATCAAACATATATCGACTTCAAACTGCTGGCCAGTGTCGTCGGCACAGCGGTGAGGTTTCTGGATAATCTCATTGATTTAACAGGCTATCCGACGAATGAGAGCATGCTCGCTACCAAACGGACCCGGAAGATCGGCCTCGGGGTGATGGGCTTTGCCGATATGCTGTTCCAATTGGAGATCGCCTACAACTCCGAACAGGCGCTCGATATAGCAAGAGAGGTGATGAGCTTCATCCAGCGGCAGGCGCTTGATGCCTCTATCGAGCTTGGCCAGAAGCGGGGGCCATACCCGGCTTTCCATGGTGGCGGGAAACCAATCCGTAACGCCTCGCGTACTACCATTGCACCAACTGGCACCATATCGCTGATAGCTGGTTGCACTTCGAGCATCGAACCGGTTTTCGCTACTGTCTTTATCAGGAACGCTTTCAAAGGTGAACACCAGATGCTGGATATCAATCCCCATTTCGAAAAGGCGGCGCGCCAGGCTGGGGTCTTTACTTCAGACCTCATCGAGCGCCTTGTCAGGTGTAACCACCTGCAACAGCAACCGGATGTACCTGAGGAATTGAAACGCATCTTCGTCACGGCTCACCGGGTCAGCCCCGAGTGGCATATCAAAATGCAGGCGGCTTTCCAGGAGTTTACTGATGCTGCCGTCTCTAAAACAGTCAACTTGCCTCATAATGCTGATAGAGAAGAACTTGGTATTATCTTCATGCAAGCATATGATATTGGGCTCAAGGGTATTACAGCCTACCGTGACCAGAGCCGGTCATCTCAGCCCTTCTGCACTGGCGATATCGGCATTAGTCTGGTCCGGGAATATATGAATTGTAGGTAA
- a CDS encoding reductive dehalogenase, which translates to MSKFHSVVSRRDFMKGLGITSAGVGGAALMPPTFNDLDDMASSNESVSAKRAWWVKQVDEPTAEIDWDIMKRYDARFTTHSDAVLARYVGAEKLASIVAEGAQGRQEAILANDPGYQLRDWALYESAASAYATMSWDGIKKVKTPEQRGVPKWTGTPEENTRIFRAALVFLGATDVGINELDEHHKKLVCTHPQSVSASYLTKWPPPDTVNKRIVFEDIQEGYKTDEKYVIPSKPLWAVTFTIPMSKDAWRTAPGLVSAAGNQSRYRLRSQTITCIQEFLRAIGYQALDEAYPTIPAGAGAVLTGLAECSRNSEVHISPEYGSCHGYFDLITDLPLVPTKPVDAGIFRFCHDCQKCVQICPADSLPSEKEPSWQPTKSSISPVHPPLDPNMPDPEFHNPGKKIFWKDNVTCNLFGKGQIGTGSGCKMCQAHCTFNVNAGAIVHQFVKATLSTTSVFNGLFWRADNTFGYGLKPEEDREDWWNQSLPAYGFSTTVAARDGGH; encoded by the coding sequence ATGTCTAAGTTCCACAGTGTAGTAAGTCGTAGGGATTTCATGAAGGGTCTAGGCATTACAAGCGCGGGCGTTGGTGGTGCGGCTTTAATGCCACCCACATTCAATGATCTGGATGATATGGCATCGTCTAATGAGTCGGTTTCTGCGAAACGTGCATGGTGGGTGAAGCAAGTCGATGAGCCTACTGCAGAAATCGACTGGGATATCATGAAAAGATATGATGCTCGCTTCACTACCCATTCTGATGCAGTATTAGCAAGGTATGTAGGTGCTGAGAAACTAGCAAGCATTGTCGCAGAAGGTGCTCAAGGACGACAGGAAGCAATTCTTGCAAATGATCCGGGTTATCAACTGCGTGATTGGGCTCTGTATGAATCAGCCGCAAGCGCCTATGCCACAATGAGTTGGGATGGAATAAAGAAAGTCAAAACACCAGAGCAACGCGGAGTGCCAAAGTGGACTGGAACTCCAGAAGAAAATACCAGAATCTTTCGTGCCGCCTTAGTTTTCCTTGGCGCAACTGATGTCGGTATTAATGAGTTGGATGAACATCATAAGAAATTGGTCTGTACTCACCCGCAGAGCGTCAGTGCTAGCTATCTTACGAAGTGGCCCCCACCTGATACAGTCAATAAAAGAATAGTCTTCGAGGATATTCAAGAGGGCTACAAAACTGATGAAAAGTATGTGATACCTAGCAAACCGCTCTGGGCAGTTACTTTCACAATACCGATGTCCAAAGATGCGTGGCGCACCGCGCCGGGCCTAGTATCAGCGGCGGGTAATCAAAGCCGCTATCGCCTACGCTCTCAGACCATTACCTGTATTCAAGAGTTCCTTCGAGCGATAGGCTACCAAGCCCTTGATGAAGCTTATCCAACTATTCCAGCCGGTGCTGGGGCGGTATTAACTGGTCTTGCGGAATGTAGTCGAAATAGCGAGGTCCATATCAGCCCGGAGTACGGAAGCTGTCACGGGTATTTCGACTTGATAACCGACTTACCCTTGGTTCCTACTAAACCAGTCGATGCCGGAATATTCCGCTTCTGCCATGATTGTCAAAAATGTGTTCAAATCTGCCCAGCTGATTCACTTCCCTCCGAAAAAGAGCCATCCTGGCAACCTACCAAGTCCAGCATTAGTCCGGTTCACCCCCCGCTGGATCCGAACATGCCGGATCCGGAATTCCATAATCCCGGCAAAAAGATCTTCTGGAAGGACAACGTGACATGCAACCTTTTTGGTAAAGGCCAAATCGGTACTGGTTCTGGTTGCAAGATGTGCCAGGCTCATTGCACATTTAATGTAAATGCAGGAGCAATAGTCCATCAGTTCGTCAAAGCAACTTTATCGACCACTTCAGTTTTCAACGGTCTATTTTGGCGGGCTGATAACACTTTTGGATACGGCCTCAAGCCTGAAGAAGACCGGGAAGATTGGTGGAACCAATCATTGCCAGCTTACGGGTTCAGCACTACGGTTGCTGCAAGAGATGGAGGCCACTAA
- the cbiB gene encoding adenosylcobinamide-phosphate synthase CbiB translates to MDLILILLLALAIDLTIGEYPVAVHPTVWAGRLAGMLIKPGLRLRRNLQFVYGTILSLSLITLFSASAWLILDFLKGIDYWLFIIGGAVILKPAFCLSQQWRVAQITRAVIESKAPVPSGMKSLFETVSFNQSVTRGEVTSASIRSIAENASDFVTGPLFYYLFLGVPGAVAYRVLNTLDNMIGYRGKFEYLGKFAARLDDAASFIPARITALLLISSAAFKQWDVARAWRTMITDHGLTPGPNGGWPMAAAAGALGVKLYKTGHYELGSSFVEPPIDKITEAVSLYRLSMFTWIGVCLMALAVAAALRG, encoded by the coding sequence GTGGACCTTATCCTGATCCTGCTGCTGGCGCTGGCGATCGATCTCACCATCGGCGAGTACCCGGTGGCAGTCCACCCAACGGTCTGGGCCGGACGGCTGGCTGGGATGCTTATTAAACCCGGATTGAGGCTGCGACGTAATCTCCAATTTGTCTACGGGACGATCTTGAGCCTCTCGCTTATCACCCTGTTCTCAGCCTCAGCCTGGCTTATCCTCGACTTTTTGAAAGGAATCGATTACTGGCTTTTCATTATTGGTGGGGCAGTCATCCTGAAACCTGCCTTCTGCCTGTCCCAGCAGTGGCGGGTAGCTCAGATTACCCGGGCGGTGATTGAATCTAAAGCGCCGGTGCCTTCCGGAATGAAAAGCCTTTTCGAAACGGTAAGCTTTAATCAGTCTGTTACCCGGGGTGAGGTCACGTCAGCAAGTATTCGCTCCATCGCCGAGAACGCGTCGGATTTTGTGACTGGACCGCTTTTCTATTACCTGTTCCTGGGCGTTCCAGGGGCGGTCGCCTATCGTGTTCTAAACACCCTGGATAATATGATCGGTTACCGTGGCAAGTTCGAATATTTGGGCAAGTTTGCCGCGAGGCTTGATGACGCTGCCAGTTTCATCCCGGCCAGGATTACTGCCTTGTTGCTCATATCCTCCGCCGCTTTCAAACAGTGGGATGTCGCTAGAGCCTGGCGGACAATGATAACCGATCACGGCCTGACGCCAGGACCCAATGGCGGCTGGCCGATGGCTGCGGCTGCTGGAGCTCTGGGGGTCAAATTATATAAAACCGGGCATTACGAGCTAGGTAGTTCATTCGTTGAGCCACCAATCGACAAGATCACCGAAGCTGTCAGCCTATACCGTTTAAGCATGTTCACTTGGATCGGCGTCTGTCTGATGGCGCTGGCAGTAGCTGCCGCATTGCGAGGATGA